One Azospirillaceae bacterium genomic window, CGTCGATGGGGATGCCGCCGCGCGGGTACCAGTAGCCGCCGATGCGGATCCAGTGCGGCTTCAGCTCGCGCTCCAGCCGCCGGCCGATCTCCACTGTGCAGGCCTCGTGGAAGGCGCCGTGGTTGCGGAACGAACCGAGGAACAGCTTCAGGGACTTGGACTCCACCAGCCAGCCGTCCGGCACGTAGTCGATCACCAGATGGGCGAAGTCCGGCTGGCCGGTCATCGGACACAGCGACGTGAACTCGGGCGCCGTGAACCGCACCAGATAGGTGGTGCCGGGCTGCGGGTTGGGAACGCGCTCGATGACCGCCGCCTCGGGCGAGACCGGCAGTTCGGTCCGGCCGCCCAGTTGGGTCAGGTGGGAATAGATGGTCTCGCTCATGCCATGGCCCCTTCCGCGCCCATCCGGTGGGCGCCCGTGTTCCAGTCGGCGATCCGCGCGGCGGCGACCTCCGCGAAGCGCTTTTCGGCGATGGCGGCCCGCAGCTCCGCCATCAGGTCCTGGTAGTGCTGGATGTTGTGCCAGGTCAGCAGGATCGGCCCCAGCATCTCACCCGCCTTGAACAGATGGTGCAGATAGGCGCGGCTGTGGCTGCGGCAAGCCGGGCAGCGGCAGCCCTCCTCCAGCGGCCGGTCGTCCTCGGCGTGCTTGGCGTTGCGGATGTTCAGAGGGCCGGTGCGGGTGAAGGCCTGGCCGGTACGGCCCGAA contains:
- the queF gene encoding preQ(1) synthase, with product MSETIYSHLTQLGGRTELPVSPEAAVIERVPNPQPGTTYLVRFTAPEFTSLCPMTGQPDFAHLVIDYVPDGWLVESKSLKLFLGSFRNHGAFHEACTVEIGRRLERELKPHWIRIGGYWYPRGGIPIDVFWQSGPPPAGLWLPDQGVPPYRGRG